A single region of the Moorena sp. SIOASIH genome encodes:
- a CDS encoding putative selenate ABC transporter substrate-binding protein, translating into MNKKILLGFILVLLLPVTACSPSSDSTSSSGNGAEVQSFTTGAIPDQDPEKLQRLYGKLAAYLEAELKVPVEYKPVIDYAAAVTAFRVGDLDLVWFGGLTGVQARLQVEEAEAIAQRDIDAEFHTVFIANKSSGLKPIKDIKDLKVLKGHTLTFGSESSTSGRLMPQYFLQQAGVSLDDFKGEVGFSKSHDATIQLVEAGSYKVGALNEQVWKSRVAAGNVDLKKVELIWRTPAYYDYHWVINPKVKERYGDDFVERVQAALLKLDPNVPEQKEILDLFGATKFISTKNDNYAQIEAIGRKIGKIK; encoded by the coding sequence ATGAACAAAAAAATCTTACTAGGTTTTATTTTAGTTCTATTACTACCGGTTACTGCCTGTTCCCCTAGCTCCGATTCTACATCCTCGTCTGGAAATGGGGCTGAGGTGCAATCTTTTACCACTGGAGCAATCCCCGATCAAGATCCTGAAAAGTTACAGCGACTCTACGGCAAGCTTGCAGCTTACCTAGAAGCAGAGTTAAAGGTTCCGGTAGAATACAAGCCCGTGATTGACTATGCAGCAGCGGTAACAGCTTTTCGGGTGGGGGACTTGGATCTGGTCTGGTTTGGTGGACTGACTGGGGTTCAAGCACGGTTACAGGTAGAAGAGGCTGAAGCGATCGCTCAACGGGATATTGATGCTGAATTTCACACCGTTTTTATCGCCAATAAAAGCAGCGGGCTCAAACCCATTAAGGACATTAAAGATTTAAAAGTTTTGAAAGGTCATACCTTAACCTTTGGCAGTGAGTCATCTACCTCTGGACGCTTGATGCCCCAGTATTTTCTCCAACAAGCAGGGGTAAGCTTAGACGATTTTAAAGGTGAAGTTGGGTTTTCCAAATCCCACGATGCCACCATTCAATTGGTTGAGGCAGGAAGCTACAAGGTAGGAGCCTTGAACGAACAGGTCTGGAAGAGTCGCGTTGCAGCTGGAAATGTGGACTTAAAAAAAGTAGAGTTGATTTGGCGAACTCCAGCTTACTATGATTATCACTGGGTCATTAATCCTAAAGTCAAAGAACGCTACGGGGATGATTTTGTCGAGCGGGTTCAAGCCGCCTTGTTAAAGCTAGATCCTAATGTTCCTGAGCAAAAAGAAATTCTTGACTTATTTGGAGCTACTAAATTTATTTCTACAAAAAATGACAACTATGCCCAAATTGAGGCAATTGGAAGAAAAATTGGCAAGATTAAGTAA
- a CDS encoding Uma2 family endonuclease, producing MTISKSHTYFTPEEYLEIERVSPIKHEYLQGQIVAMAGASKAHVIITGNLSALLVNHLRGKGGISYATDMKLRLPSLNLFYYPDLAVTCDDRDRYSNEDFIMHPKLIIEVLSDSTEAFDRGEKFADYKTIAEFEEYVLLHQKQILVEQFQRNSNNLWVPQIYRAGDTIKFTSIGFSCAIAKLYENIEQLF from the coding sequence ATGACAATTAGCAAAAGCCATACCTACTTTACACCGGAAGAGTACTTGGAAATTGAACGGGTTAGTCCCATCAAGCATGAATATCTTCAGGGTCAAATTGTTGCTATGGCAGGTGCGAGTAAAGCCCATGTCATTATCACAGGAAATCTCTCGGCTTTACTAGTAAATCATTTACGTGGTAAAGGTGGCATCTCTTATGCAACTGACATGAAGCTTCGCTTGCCCTCCTTAAATCTCTTCTATTACCCCGATTTAGCTGTAACCTGTGACGACAGGGATCGCTACTCCAATGAAGACTTTATTATGCACCCCAAACTGATTATTGAAGTGTTATCAGACTCCACCGAAGCATTTGATCGAGGTGAGAAATTTGCCGACTACAAGACAATCGCAGAATTTGAGGAGTATGTGCTACTCCACCAAAAACAAATTCTAGTGGAGCAATTCCAGCGTAACTCAAACAATCTGTGGGTTCCCCAGATCTATCGAGCCGGAGACACAATCAAGTTTACCAGCATTGGCTTTTCTTGTGCGATCGCCAAGCTCTACGAAAATATTGAGCAGCTGTTTTGA
- a CDS encoding ATP-binding cassette domain-containing protein gives MTKIPIFELKQVSQQFGQFRALTNLNLKIYPGERVALVGASGAGKSTLIRLLNGILLPSQGEVWVLGRNLARISPRQLRQVQRRLGTVYQQFNLVNNLRVIHNVNAGHLGRWSLMKALVSLLFPQEVDTALKALAQVGIPEKLYAPTEELSGGQQQRVALARVLVQNPEVILADEPISNLDRQMSREIMDLLKEISETGGKTLVTSLHSIEFACSHCDRLVGLQRGKIVFDVPPGVLSQSMIDKLYATETDLMNV, from the coding sequence ATGACTAAAATTCCTATCTTTGAACTCAAACAGGTATCCCAGCAATTTGGCCAGTTTCGGGCATTGACTAACCTTAACCTCAAGATTTATCCTGGGGAACGAGTTGCCCTAGTGGGGGCGAGTGGTGCAGGTAAAAGTACCTTGATCCGCCTGCTCAATGGCATTTTACTCCCCAGTCAAGGAGAAGTCTGGGTCTTAGGTCGTAATCTAGCTAGAATCTCCCCGCGCCAATTGCGTCAGGTGCAGCGTCGCCTTGGCACCGTTTACCAACAGTTCAATCTAGTCAATAACCTCCGGGTGATTCATAACGTTAATGCGGGTCATTTAGGACGCTGGTCATTGATGAAAGCTCTTGTTTCTTTATTGTTTCCCCAAGAGGTAGACACTGCTCTCAAGGCTTTAGCTCAGGTAGGAATTCCCGAAAAGCTTTATGCACCCACCGAGGAACTGTCTGGAGGACAGCAACAACGGGTTGCCTTAGCTAGAGTGCTGGTGCAAAATCCTGAGGTGATTCTTGCTGATGAACCGATTTCTAACCTGGACAGGCAAATGAGTCGGGAAATTATGGATTTGCTCAAGGAGATAAGTGAAACTGGGGGAAAGACATTAGTAACTAGTCTGCATTCTATCGAATTCGCCTGCAGTCATTGCGATCGCTTGGTGGGATTGCAACGGGGAAAGATTGTCTTTGATGTTCCTCCAGGGGTTTTGTCTCAGAGCATGATCGACAAATTATATGCTACAGAGACTGATCTGATGAATGTATAG
- the selD gene encoding selenide, water dikinase SelD translates to MQPAPQPITTDLVLVGGGHSHAIALKKFAMKPLPGVRITLITDNAHTPYSGMLPGHVAGFYSYDEAHIDLRRLAVFSKAQLYLDQAIGLELTEKKVICANHPPVAFDYLSIDIGSTPATVGTPGAAKYAIPAKPVPLFLAAWEQIAAQVEQNPMGPLTLGIVGGGAGGVELALNMQAKLHGILTDAGQPTDKLQIHLFHRGTQLLPQHNRWVRGHLEKILFQRGIRIHLREEVSQISADADQSQPLKVICDSGLKVECNHVFWVTQASAPSWIKASGLATDERGFVLVADTLQSISHPHVFATGDIATMQNYQRPKAGVFAVRQGKPLFENLRRIVLGQKLLPYHPQARYLSLIGTGDKQAIASWSFLEWRSPLLWLWKDQIDRKFMDKFDDLPSMEAEEPSSRGDQESQRQEDNLSSSLLPSPISKPKMHCAGCGSKVGSTTLEKVIKRLPIMGGADIMIGLGDPDDAAVLEVPAGQLLVQTVDYFRSLIDDPYIFGQVASNHCLSDIFAMGANPQSALAIVTIPYGTDEKIEETLYQLMSGANKILQDCQSPLIGGHTTEGAELAFGLSCNGLVHPDQLLRKSGMKPGQVLILTKAIGTGTLFAADMRYQAKGRWIEQALESMLLSNQTAAQVLLESGATACTDITGFGLFGHLFEMVKASQVGVELDLDAIPILPGAIETVQAGITSSLHPQNLRLAIYINNATQVGDLAKYQLLFDPQTSGGLLAAIPAENVDECIKKLKTFGHKQSSLIGRVIPAPETMPITLRNVECRM, encoded by the coding sequence ATGCAGCCAGCTCCTCAACCGATCACCACAGATTTAGTCTTAGTTGGTGGTGGTCACAGCCATGCGATCGCTCTCAAAAAGTTTGCCATGAAACCTCTGCCTGGTGTCCGTATAACCCTGATTACTGACAATGCCCACACCCCCTATTCGGGAATGCTACCAGGTCATGTTGCCGGTTTTTACAGCTACGATGAAGCTCACATCGACTTGCGTCGTCTGGCGGTGTTTTCCAAAGCCCAGTTATATTTAGACCAAGCGATTGGTCTGGAGTTAACTGAAAAGAAAGTCATTTGTGCCAATCATCCTCCTGTTGCCTTTGATTATTTATCCATTGATATTGGCAGTACGCCAGCAACGGTTGGAACACCTGGTGCGGCTAAGTATGCGATTCCTGCTAAACCGGTTCCCCTGTTTTTAGCAGCCTGGGAGCAAATCGCTGCCCAGGTGGAACAAAATCCCATGGGCCCTCTCACCTTGGGTATTGTTGGGGGTGGAGCTGGTGGAGTAGAACTCGCCCTGAACATGCAAGCAAAATTGCATGGAATTTTAACCGATGCTGGTCAACCGACGGATAAGTTACAAATTCATTTATTCCATCGAGGCACACAACTGTTACCCCAGCACAATCGTTGGGTCCGGGGTCACTTAGAAAAAATTTTATTCCAACGAGGAATTAGAATCCATTTAAGGGAAGAAGTGAGTCAAATATCTGCTGATGCCGATCAATCCCAACCCCTCAAGGTGATCTGTGACTCTGGCTTAAAAGTTGAATGCAACCATGTCTTTTGGGTGACTCAAGCCTCGGCTCCCAGTTGGATTAAAGCCTCAGGACTAGCCACCGATGAGCGCGGGTTCGTTCTTGTTGCCGATACCTTACAGTCGATTTCCCATCCCCATGTCTTTGCTACTGGAGATATTGCCACCATGCAAAACTACCAGCGGCCTAAAGCTGGGGTATTTGCTGTTCGTCAGGGAAAACCATTATTTGAAAACCTGCGACGGATTGTCTTAGGGCAAAAACTGCTCCCTTACCATCCCCAGGCTCGATATTTAAGTTTAATTGGCACCGGGGACAAACAAGCGATCGCTTCTTGGTCATTTTTGGAGTGGCGCTCACCGCTGCTGTGGCTATGGAAAGACCAAATTGACCGCAAATTCATGGATAAGTTTGACGATTTACCGTCAATGGAAGCGGAAGAACCAAGCAGTAGGGGAGATCAAGAGTCCCAAAGACAAGAAGACAATCTCTCCAGTTCCCTGTTGCCATCACCGATTAGCAAACCCAAAATGCACTGTGCAGGCTGTGGTTCAAAGGTGGGTAGTACAACCCTAGAAAAGGTGATCAAACGGCTGCCGATCATGGGAGGAGCCGATATTATGATTGGATTGGGGGACCCAGATGACGCAGCTGTTTTGGAAGTGCCAGCCGGTCAACTGCTGGTACAGACAGTCGATTATTTTCGTAGCTTGATCGATGACCCCTATATCTTCGGTCAAGTTGCCAGCAATCACTGTTTGAGTGACATTTTTGCCATGGGAGCAAATCCTCAAAGTGCCTTAGCCATCGTCACCATTCCCTACGGGACAGACGAAAAGATCGAGGAAACCCTCTATCAATTGATGTCGGGAGCCAATAAAATCCTCCAAGACTGTCAGAGTCCCTTAATTGGTGGTCATACCACTGAAGGCGCGGAATTAGCCTTTGGTCTGTCCTGCAACGGGCTAGTTCATCCCGACCAACTTTTGCGCAAAAGTGGGATGAAACCGGGGCAAGTGTTGATTCTAACCAAAGCTATTGGTACAGGAACACTGTTTGCAGCTGATATGCGCTACCAAGCTAAAGGTCGCTGGATTGAGCAGGCCCTAGAATCCATGTTACTCTCCAATCAAACTGCTGCCCAAGTCCTTCTTGAATCCGGCGCAACAGCCTGCACTGACATTACTGGATTTGGGCTGTTCGGACACCTGTTCGAGATGGTAAAAGCCTCCCAAGTGGGAGTTGAATTAGACTTAGATGCCATACCGATTTTGCCAGGAGCCATAGAAACCGTGCAAGCAGGAATTACCAGTTCCCTACACCCTCAAAATTTACGGCTGGCTATTTACATAAATAATGCTACCCAGGTTGGTGATTTAGCCAAATACCAGTTGTTATTTGACCCTCAAACCTCTGGTGGACTCCTGGCTGCTATTCCAGCTGAAAACGTTGATGAATGTATCAAGAAGTTGAAAACATTTGGCCACAAGCAAAGCTCCTTGATTGGTAGGGTTATTCCTGCTCCGGAAACTATGCCAATTACCCTGAGGAATGTAGAATGTAGAATGTAG
- a CDS encoding ABC transporter permease subunit, with protein MTQSLSRPPLLNRSLLWAICFVIFIGMALVKAGIFEQDLINLGGFYQLLRFLRASWHPEVSPEFLHLTLKATLTTLAYAACGTFLSILLGVVAGVITSQVWWLTVFPHWTLRQPIWLGIRGLLAFPRAIHEMIWGIFFVSIWGLDPLAAIMAIAIPYGAIVAKIFSEILDETPRGALMALLSSGVSPLMAFLYSIIPQAFSNLLSYTLYRFECSIRSATVLGLVGAGGLGYEILLSLQSLRYEQLWTFFYALVLLSAVIDISSVILRRRINLRVVLILVALCCLGFLYVSPDVSKFWSPRTQKLLGDIAQASFPLNFKAVPLSQLWKLSLQTLVMSVLASAGSGLVGIVLSFPAAHNFLLPGGLLNPSPKASRLAALQGWSILVFTRIILLFCRAIPAPIWALVVMFVMFPGVLPGAIALGLHNLGILGRLMAEINENLEKPPLEALKAQGTPGALLFLYGIFPMNLPRFLAYIFYRWEVCMRETVIVGLVGAGGLGVLLTEQLSSFDYRSVGMTLLCFVFLTFFVDWVSAAARRSLS; from the coding sequence ATGACTCAAAGTTTATCTCGTCCACCATTACTGAATCGCAGCCTGCTGTGGGCAATTTGTTTTGTCATTTTTATCGGGATGGCGCTTGTTAAAGCTGGTATCTTTGAGCAAGATCTTATTAATCTGGGAGGATTTTACCAACTATTGCGATTCTTGCGGGCGAGTTGGCACCCCGAAGTGAGTCCTGAGTTTCTGCACCTGACCCTGAAGGCTACCCTCACGACCCTAGCTTATGCCGCCTGCGGCACTTTTCTGAGTATCTTGCTCGGCGTGGTGGCAGGAGTTATCACCTCCCAGGTTTGGTGGTTGACAGTCTTTCCTCACTGGACTCTGCGACAACCCATCTGGCTGGGAATTCGGGGACTGCTGGCTTTCCCCAGAGCGATTCATGAGATGATCTGGGGCATTTTTTTTGTCAGTATTTGGGGTTTAGATCCTCTGGCGGCCATTATGGCCATCGCCATTCCCTATGGGGCAATTGTCGCGAAGATCTTCTCAGAAATTCTGGATGAAACGCCCCGGGGTGCTTTGATGGCATTACTCAGTAGTGGTGTGTCCCCCTTGATGGCCTTTCTTTACAGTATCATTCCGCAAGCCTTTTCAAATCTCCTGTCCTACACCCTCTATCGCTTTGAGTGTTCCATTCGTTCAGCTACTGTACTGGGGCTGGTTGGGGCTGGTGGGTTGGGCTATGAGATCTTGTTGAGTTTACAGTCTCTGCGTTACGAACAACTATGGACGTTTTTCTATGCCCTAGTTTTATTAAGCGCTGTGATTGACATCAGTAGTGTCATCTTGCGCCGCCGGATTAATTTAAGAGTAGTTTTAATTTTAGTGGCCTTGTGCTGTTTGGGGTTTTTGTATGTCAGTCCTGATGTGAGCAAGTTTTGGTCTCCCCGAACTCAAAAACTCTTGGGTGACATTGCCCAAGCATCATTTCCCCTCAATTTTAAGGCTGTGCCCTTGTCGCAGCTGTGGAAGTTATCACTACAAACTCTAGTTATGTCTGTCCTGGCCAGTGCTGGTTCTGGTCTTGTAGGGATTGTTCTGTCTTTTCCGGCAGCCCATAATTTTTTGCTACCAGGGGGATTGCTCAATCCCAGTCCAAAAGCTTCCCGATTAGCTGCCTTACAAGGCTGGTCTATCCTAGTATTCACCAGGATCATACTACTGTTTTGCAGAGCTATTCCTGCCCCAATTTGGGCATTAGTGGTGATGTTTGTCATGTTTCCGGGAGTTTTACCTGGTGCGATCGCCCTAGGATTGCATAATCTTGGCATCCTTGGCAGGTTGATGGCAGAAATCAATGAAAATTTGGAAAAGCCTCCCTTAGAAGCCTTAAAAGCACAAGGAACTCCAGGAGCACTCTTGTTTCTCTATGGGATATTCCCGATGAATTTACCTCGTTTTCTGGCTTATATTTTCTATCGCTGGGAGGTGTGTATGCGGGAGACGGTGATTGTAGGATTAGTTGGGGCTGGAGGATTAGGGGTGTTGTTGACCGAACAACTGAGCAGCTTTGATTATCGGAGTGTGGGGATGACGCTGCTTTGTTTTGTCTTTTTGACTTTTTTCGTTGATTGGGTGAGTGCTGCCGCTAGAAGGTCGCTCAGCTGA
- a CDS encoding family 2B encapsulin nanocompartment shell protein, translated as MVYTSERPQQSVSVRAAKKLACTMKSPLQMRAISPRWLLQLLPWVEVSGGTYRVNRRDVRILEGFAANDDGEKNIDILSCHEGEPTLTQTFVDYDDDPPEYPLRVAQTIVRVHTRVSDLYSNARDQLQEQLRLTIEALRERKEWEIVNNDGNGDPDRAFGLLHRADPSMRLSTRTGPPTPDDFDELLAKVWKQPAFFLAHPKAIAAFGRECTRRGVPPATVNLFGSPFITWRGVPIIASNKLAVDAKGKSNILLMRVGEAQQGVVGLRKTGLIGEHEEIPGVSVRLMGIDQKAIASYLVTLYFSAAVLLPDALGVLENVDIGCYYD; from the coding sequence ATGGTTTACACATCGGAGCGGCCACAACAGAGTGTAAGTGTTCGGGCCGCCAAGAAACTAGCCTGCACCATGAAATCCCCGCTGCAAATGCGGGCCATTTCACCACGCTGGTTGCTCCAGCTATTGCCTTGGGTTGAAGTGTCAGGGGGGACTTACCGTGTCAACCGACGGGATGTCAGGATTTTAGAGGGTTTTGCCGCAAACGATGACGGAGAAAAGAACATTGACATCTTAAGTTGTCACGAAGGGGAACCCACCCTCACCCAAACCTTTGTTGACTACGACGATGATCCGCCGGAATATCCCTTAAGGGTGGCTCAAACGATTGTGCGGGTGCATACCCGGGTCAGTGACCTCTACAGCAATGCCAGAGATCAGTTGCAAGAGCAGTTGCGCTTGACTATTGAAGCGCTAAGGGAGCGCAAGGAATGGGAAATTGTCAACAACGATGGCAATGGTGATCCAGACCGAGCCTTTGGGTTACTCCACAGGGCGGATCCTTCCATGCGACTCTCAACGCGCACAGGCCCCCCTACCCCAGATGATTTTGATGAACTCCTGGCTAAGGTGTGGAAACAACCAGCCTTTTTCTTGGCTCACCCCAAGGCGATCGCTGCCTTTGGTCGGGAATGCACTCGTCGTGGGGTTCCCCCAGCCACAGTGAACCTGTTTGGATCTCCCTTTATCACCTGGCGCGGGGTTCCCATTATTGCCAGTAACAAACTTGCCGTGGATGCCAAAGGCAAATCCAATATTCTGCTGATGCGCGTGGGTGAAGCGCAGCAAGGAGTGGTAGGGCTACGTAAAACAGGTTTGATTGGCGAACATGAAGAGATTCCAGGTGTGTCCGTACGGTTGATGGGCATTGACCAGAAGGCGATCGCCTCCTACCTCGTCACCCTTTACTTTTCCGCCGCCGTGCTGCTTCCCGATGCTTTGGGGGTACTAGAAAATGTAGATATTGGTTGCTACTATGATTAG
- a CDS encoding PLP-dependent transferase, giving the protein MKIETLAVHAGHHIDSATGAVVSPIYLSTTFERQPDGSYPQGYNYSRDNNPNRDSLEKCLSKLEGGAAAAAFSSGSAATLSIFQALSPGDHVVAPLDSYTGTGFLLREIFGPWNLEVTFVDMANPTTVMEAVQPNTKLIWIETPSNPMLRITDISKIAHIANQHNVCCVCDNTWATPISQRPLELGADLVIHSTTKYLGGHSDVLGGAVITKVEDEFFQKIKTIQMAGGSVAAPFDCWLLLRSIQTLPYRMRAHSENALKVARFLEEHSKVEAVHYPGLPNHPGHRIAAGQMNLFGGMISFQVKGNRENAFAFTGKVKIFTRATSLGGVESLVEHRASMEFPGTRTPDNLLRMSVGLEHTDDLLEDLVQALG; this is encoded by the coding sequence ATGAAAATAGAGACACTGGCAGTGCATGCTGGCCATCATATTGACTCAGCCACAGGGGCAGTAGTGTCCCCAATCTATCTATCTACTACATTTGAACGTCAGCCAGACGGCAGCTACCCTCAGGGTTATAACTACAGTCGAGACAATAACCCGAATCGGGATAGTCTGGAGAAATGCCTATCTAAATTGGAGGGGGGAGCAGCCGCCGCCGCTTTTTCTTCTGGTTCAGCGGCTACCTTGAGTATCTTCCAGGCTTTGTCCCCTGGAGACCATGTAGTTGCACCTCTAGATAGTTACACAGGAACCGGGTTTCTCTTGCGAGAAATTTTCGGACCTTGGAATTTGGAGGTTACTTTTGTAGATATGGCTAATCCTACCACAGTCATGGAGGCAGTTCAACCCAACACCAAGCTGATTTGGATAGAAACCCCTTCCAATCCGATGTTAAGGATTACCGATATCAGCAAGATTGCCCACATTGCCAATCAGCATAATGTTTGTTGTGTTTGCGATAACACTTGGGCAACACCCATTAGCCAACGTCCGTTGGAGTTGGGTGCAGATTTGGTTATCCACTCCACAACCAAGTATCTCGGTGGACACAGTGATGTCTTAGGAGGTGCCGTGATTACAAAGGTTGAGGATGAATTTTTTCAAAAAATTAAAACAATTCAGATGGCTGGCGGTTCAGTAGCCGCCCCTTTCGACTGTTGGTTACTGCTGCGGAGCATTCAGACCTTACCCTACCGCATGAGAGCTCATTCAGAAAATGCCTTGAAGGTGGCACGGTTTTTAGAAGAACACTCCAAAGTAGAAGCTGTTCATTATCCCGGATTGCCAAACCATCCAGGACATAGGATTGCTGCTGGTCAGATGAACCTGTTTGGGGGTATGATTTCTTTCCAGGTGAAAGGAAACAGGGAAAATGCCTTTGCCTTTACTGGCAAGGTCAAGATATTTACACGAGCCACTAGCTTGGGTGGTGTCGAGAGTTTAGTCGAACATCGTGCTTCTATGGAATTTCCTGGTACCAGAACCCCAGACAATCTGTTACGGATGTCTGTGGGTCTTGAACATACTGACGATTTACTAGAAGATCTTGTCCAAGCTTTAGGTTAG
- a CDS encoding cysteine desulfurase: protein MPQDGFDVEAVRRDFPILHQQVHGKPLIWMDNAATSQKPQSVIDTLSQFYEQDNSNVHRGAHTLAARSTNAYEDAREKIQRFLGASLAKEIVFVRGTTEGINLVAQAYGRKHVKAGDEIVLTTLEHHSNIVPWQMLAQEKGAVLKVAPISDQGEILLEEYQKLLSDRTRIVALSHVSNVLGTVLPIKTMAAMAHRHGATVVVDGAQSVPHFRTNVQDLGADFYVFSGHKLFGPTGIGALYGKAALLKEMPPWQGGGNMIESVSFEKTTFNDIPAKFEAGTGNLAAAVGLGAAIDYLNQIGFEAAAKHEEALMAYATAAMAAIPGLRQIGTAAGKVSTLSFTLKNISSEDMGKFLDSEGIAVRAGHHCAQPTLKRFGLTSTVRPSLAFYNTFGEVDKLIAAIKKAKHQLS from the coding sequence CTGCCCCAGGATGGCTTTGATGTGGAAGCGGTAAGGCGAGACTTCCCAATTCTCCACCAGCAGGTTCATGGCAAGCCACTGATCTGGATGGATAATGCGGCCACCAGTCAAAAACCCCAGAGCGTGATCGATACCCTATCCCAGTTCTACGAGCAGGATAATTCCAATGTACACCGAGGGGCTCATACCCTAGCGGCGCGCTCTACCAATGCCTACGAAGACGCTCGGGAAAAAATTCAACGGTTTCTGGGCGCAAGTTTAGCCAAGGAAATTGTCTTTGTACGGGGTACGACCGAAGGGATTAATCTGGTGGCGCAAGCCTATGGTCGCAAGCATGTTAAAGCTGGGGATGAGATTGTGCTCACTACCTTAGAGCACCACTCTAACATTGTGCCCTGGCAGATGCTAGCCCAAGAGAAAGGAGCTGTGTTAAAGGTTGCTCCTATTAGTGATCAAGGGGAAATCCTACTGGAGGAATATCAAAAACTGCTCAGCGATCGCACCCGTATCGTTGCCCTGAGTCATGTTTCCAATGTGTTGGGAACAGTGCTGCCCATCAAAACCATGGCAGCTATGGCTCATCGCCATGGTGCTACGGTTGTGGTCGATGGGGCTCAATCGGTTCCCCATTTCCGAACCAATGTTCAAGACCTGGGGGCTGACTTTTATGTTTTCTCCGGTCACAAGCTCTTTGGCCCGACTGGTATTGGTGCTCTCTATGGCAAGGCAGCTTTACTCAAAGAGATGCCCCCCTGGCAAGGTGGTGGCAACATGATTGAGTCTGTTTCCTTTGAAAAAACCACCTTTAACGACATTCCAGCTAAATTTGAAGCAGGTACCGGCAACCTGGCGGCAGCCGTAGGTTTAGGGGCAGCCATTGACTATCTCAATCAAATTGGTTTTGAAGCAGCGGCTAAACATGAAGAAGCATTGATGGCCTATGCCACAGCGGCAATGGCTGCTATTCCAGGATTGCGCCAGATTGGCACAGCAGCGGGTAAGGTCAGTACGTTGTCCTTTACCCTTAAGAATATTTCTTCAGAGGATATGGGGAAATTCTTGGATAGTGAAGGCATTGCCGTACGTGCTGGACATCATTGCGCCCAACCCACCCTGAAACGGTTTGGGTTGACTAGCACTGTGCGCCCCTCCTTAGCGTTTTACAACACCTTTGGAGAAGTAGATAAGCTGATCGCAGCAATTAAAAAAGCAAAACACCAGTTATCTTAA